The proteins below come from a single Branchiostoma floridae strain S238N-H82 chromosome 5, Bfl_VNyyK, whole genome shotgun sequence genomic window:
- the LOC118415325 gene encoding F-box/LRR-repeat protein 14-like: MDEITISCLFPEILAMIFSHLDVRDRGRAAQVCRRWRDAAYSRSVWRGVEARLHLRRANPSLFPSLVSRGIRKVQILSLRRSLSYVVQGMSNIVSLNLSGCYNLTDIGLSHAFTQDVPSLTELNLSLCKQITDSSLGRIAQYLKNLERLDLGGCCNITNTGLLLCAWGLLKLRYLNLRSCRHISDVGIGHLSGISKNAAEGCLHLEHLCLQDCQKLTDLALKHVSKGLQRLKSLNLSFCCGISDGGMMYLAKMSSLKELNLRSCDNISDIGIAHLADGSATISHLDVSFCDKVGDSALGHIAHGLYHLHSLSLGSCNISDEGLNRMVRSMHELTTLDIGQCYKITDKGLGLIADNLTQLTNIDLYGCTKITTAGLERIMQLPRLSVLNLGLWHRSSSR; encoded by the exons ATGGATGAAATCACCATTTCATGTCTGTTTCCCGAGATCTTAGCGATGATCTTCAGCCACCTAGACGTCCGGGACAGAGGCAGAGCGGCGCAGGTGTGTAGGAGATGGCGGGACGCCGCGTACTCCAGGTCTGTGTGGAGAGGCGTCGAGGCGAGGTTACATCTCCGTCGGGCCAACCCGTCTTTGTTCCCGAGCCTCGTCTCCCGCGGAATCCGTAAAGTTCAAATACTGTCCCTTCGCAGGAGCCTGAGCTACGTGGTTCAAGGTATGTCTAACATCGTGTCGCTGAACTTGAGCGGGTGCTACAACCTCACAGACATCGGACTGAGCCACGCGTTCACCCAGGACGTGCCGAGCCTGACGGAACTCAACCTGAGTTTGTGTAAACAGATCACCGATTCCAGTCTAGGACGCATTGCACAGTACCTCAAAAACCTGGAGCGGCTAGACCTGGGAGGTTGTTGTAATATCACTAACACGGGATTGTTACTGTGTGCCTGGGGACTGCTAAAACTCAGGTATCTGAACCTGAGAAGCTGTAGACACATCTCAGACGTTGGCATCGGACATTTGTCAGGCATTAGCAAGAACGCCGCAGAGGGGTGTCTGCACTTGGAACATTTGTGCCTGCAAGACTGTCAAAAACTCACGGACTTGGCACTCAAACATGTATCAAAGGGTCTACAGAGATTGAAAAGTCTGAACCTGAG TTTCTGTTGCGGGATCTCAGACGGAGGCATGATGTACCTTGCCAAGATGAGCAGCCTTAAGGAGCTAAACCTGCGCAGCTGTGACAACATCTCAGACATCGGGATAGCGCATCTGGCAGACGGAAGTGCCACAATCTCTCACCTAGACGTCTCCTTTTGTGATAAG GTTGGTGATTCAGCACTTGGCCACATTGCCCATGGACTGTACCACCTACACAGCCTAAGTCTGGGGTCCTGCAACATCAGTGACGAGGGGTTGAACAGAATGGTGCGGTCCATGCATGAACTGACAACACTGGACATTGGGCAGTGTTACAAGATAACGGACAAGGGTCTGGGACTCATAGCAGATAACCTGACACAACTCACTAACATAGACTTGTACGGGTGCACCAAGATCACCACTGCTGGCCTGGAGAGGATCATGCAGCTGCCAAGGTTAAGTGTTCTGAACCTTGGCCTCTGGcacaggtcaagttcaagaTGA